The following are from one region of the Corylus avellana chromosome ca1, CavTom2PMs-1.0 genome:
- the LOC132167560 gene encoding protein CHLORORESPIRATORY REDUCTION 42, chloroplastic gives MALSISSTAPAATIFSNSQFNRFRVVTVKCESKEPPPETGLRLPAKSSKLEIGSPVIVTEAPKMIKTAASVPCLRVNSGLVNPGDVGRIVSRKPKDVWAVRLTIGTYLIDGKYFEPLQLDE, from the exons ATGGCATTATCCATCTCTTCTACTGCCCCCGCCGCAACGAtattttccaactcccaattcaATCGATTCAGAGTGGTCACCGTTAAGTGTGAATCAAAAGAACCACCACCTGAGACGGGGCTCCGGCTACCGGCAAAAAGCTCAAAACTTGAGATCGGCTCCCCTGTTATTGTTACTGAGGCTCCCAAAATGATAAAGACGGCTGCATCTGTTCCATGCCTTCGGGTGAATTCTGGCTTAGTCAACCCTGGTGATGTTGGAAG AATTGTGTCAAGAAAGCCCAAGGATGTGTGGGCAGTTCGTCTTACCATTGGCACTTATCTCATAGATGGGAAATACTTCGAGCCCTTGCAGCTTGATGAATGA
- the LOC132187121 gene encoding uncharacterized protein LOC132187121, producing MLIRITVIVLIGVVAWGYQATRPPPPSVCGSPGGPPVTAPRVKLRDGRHLAYKEHGVPKEVANYKIIFIHGFGSCRHDAMITANRTPELVEELGLYIVSFDRPGYGESDPDPKRSAKSLALDIEELADQLGLGSKFYVIGYSMGGQVVWGCLKYIPHRLAGATLIAPVVNYWWQGLPANLSSDAYYKQPPQDQWSLGVAHYVSWLTYWWNTQKWFPPASVVDNKPDHIFSRQDLQFISQVAGREMHHQAQVKQQGEFESIHRDLMVGFGSWKFSPVDLENPFPNNEGSVHVWQGDEDKLVPVMLQRYITKKLSWIQYHELPGAGHLFPLAVGMSEAITKALLLAHN from the exons ATGTTGATAAGAATTACAGTGATTGTGTTAATTGGGGTTGTGGCATGGGGATATCAAGCCACCCGCCCTCCACCACCCAGCGTTTGTGGCTCCCCTGGTGGTCCGCCTGTGACAGCACCTAGAGTAAAGCTCAGGGATGGAAGGCATCTGGCCTACAAGGAGCATGGAGTGCCTAAAGAAGTGGCTAACTATAAGATTATCTTTATTCACGGCTTTGGCTCTTGTAGACATGATGCAATGATTACAGCAAACCGAACTCCA GAGCTTGTTGAAGAACTAGGACTCTACATTGTATCGTTTGACAGACCAGGTTATGGAGAAAGTGATCCAGATCCGAAACGATCGGCGAAAAGTTTGGCTTTGGATATAGAAGAGCTAGCTGATCAGTTGGGACTTGGATCCAAATTTTATGTAATTGGGTATTCTATGGGTGGTCAGGTGGTTTGGGGCTGCCTCAAGTATATTCCTCATAG GCTAGCAGGAGCAACATTAATAGCTCCGGTTGTCAACTATTGGTGGCAAGGATTGCCTGCAAACTTGTCTTCAGACGCCTACTACAAACAACCACCTCAGGACCAGTGGAGCCTTGGCGTTGCTCACTATGTCTCATGGCTAACCTACTGGTGGAACACTCAGAAGTGGTTTCCTCCAGCCAGTGTTGTAGACAATAAGCCTGACCATATCTTCTCTCGCCAAGATCTACAATTCATTTCCCAGGTTGCTGGGAGAGAGATGCACCACCAg GCACAAGTGAAGCAGCAAGGAGAGTTTGAGTCCATCCATCGTGACCTGATGGTTGGATTTGGGAGTTGGAAATTCAGTCCGGTGGATCTTGAGAACCCTTTTCCAAATAATGAAGGCTCAGTTCATGTATGGCAAGGCGATGAAGATAAGCTTGTGCCAGTTATGCTGCAACGCTATATTACCAAAAAGCTTTCATGGATTCAATACCATGAGTTACCAGGTGCTGGACACTTATTTCCACTCGCTGTTGGGATGAGCGAAGCTATTACAAAGGCACTTCTACTTGCCCACAACTAa
- the LOC132191004 gene encoding probable sodium/metabolite cotransporter BASS4, chloroplastic, protein MAGTLQTLILTPLSTQTQSFRLGSPRFPPNHTFFYSTSINFNHNRSIYRPITALERSDQRDGNGDKVNQVSGSASGLNWAKPLLNFVANNFLPVALVSGVALGLANPSLGCLADRYSLSKFSTFGIFIISGLTLRSRDIGAATEAWPVGVFGLVSILMISPYFSRAILQMQMKPQEFVTGLAIFSCMPTTLSSGVALTQLAGGNSALALAMTVISNMLGILIVPFSISKFIADGVGVSVPTKQLFRSLVLTLLVPLILGKVFRESFKGLADFVDQKRALFSKFSALFLSLVPWIQVSRSRSLLLMVKPTVFLIAIGMGALLHVFLLAFNALAIQSLSAVTGGSKSNFSKKENATALVLVASQKTLPVMVAVVEQLGGAFGESGLLVLPCVAAHINQIIIDSVIVNLWLRKDPVSYNAKVN, encoded by the exons ATGGCGGGAACGCTCCAAACCCTAATTCTCACTCCTCTATCCACCCAAACGCAGTCGTTCCGCCTCGGGAGCCCACGTTTTCCGCCAAATCACACTTTCTTCTACAGCACCTCCATCAATTTCAATCACAATCGCTCAATTTACAGGCCCATCACAGCCTTGGAGCGGTCCGATCAG AGAGATGGAAATGGAGATAAAGTTAATCAGGTCTCGGGTTCAGCGAGTGGGTTAAATTGGGCAAAACCGTTGTTGAATTTTGTGGCGAATAACTTCCTTCCCGTAG CTCTTGTCAGTGGAGTAGCATTAGGACTTGCAAATCCTAGTCTTGGTTGTCTTGCAGATAGATATTCTCTCTCAAAATTTAGCACATTTGGGATATTTATTATATCAG GATTGACATTGCGTAGCAGAGACATTGGTGCAGCCACAGAAGCATGGCCTGTAGGGGTTTTTGGGCTT GTGTCCATTCTGATGATCTCTCCATACTTTTCAAGAGCAATATTGCAAATGCAGATGAAACCCCAAGAATTTGTTACAG GACTGGCTATATTTAGCTGTATGCCAACTACATTATCAAGTGGAGTGGCACTTACTCAG CTTGCTGGAGGGAATTCCGCCCTTGCTCTTGCAATGACAGTGATATCTAATATGTTAGGCATTTTAATT GTCCCATTTtctatctcaaaattcattgctGATGGAGTTGGTGTATCTGTTCCAACTAAGCAGCTGTTTAGGAGTCTTGTTCTCACACTTCTAGTCCCACTAATCTTGGGGAAG GTCTTTCGAGAATCCTTTAAAG GTCTGGCAGACTTTGTTGATCAAAAACGCGCACTCTTTTCGAAGTTCAGTGCACTCTTTCTTAGTCTG GTACCATGGATACAAGTGAGTAGGTCGAGGTCACTGCTATTGATGGTTAAGCCTACAGTTTTTCTCATAGCTATTGGAATGGGGGC ACTTCTGCATGTCTTCTTGTTGGCATTTAATGCTCTTGCTATACAGAGCCTCTCAGCTGTCACAGGTGGTAGCAAATCAAATTTTTCCAAGAAAGAAAATGCCACCGCTCTTGTACTTGTTGCCAGTCAG AAAACTCTGCCTGTGATGGTGGCTGTTGTGGAGCAGCTTGGTGGTGCATTTGGTGAATCTGGTTTGCTGGTTCTTCCTTGTGTTGCGGCCCATATAAACCAG ATTATTATTGATTCTGTTATAGTTAACTTGTGGCTTCGGAAAGATCCAGTATCCTACAATGCCAAGGTCAACTAA